A segment of the Primulina eburnea isolate SZY01 unplaced genomic scaffold, ASM2296580v1 ctg822_ERROPOS1000000+, whole genome shotgun sequence genome:
CAACATTTGTTTATGAAGttggaataattcaaaatcaagtaaagaAATCATTTAATATAGCTTCATTGGTGCGACATGCTAtcacaaaattttttaaaaaaaaaaaaaaaaaaaactcattgaTTAGTGCAACCAGTCAAGATTAATAAGCAGACAAAGTCTTAATTAAATCATGTgtattaaatttgaaattaaacatCCAATAATTGAACTAgtcaaaatgatttttaaaatgtaactatATTTTCATTGAGAGAAaccaaataataaaaaaatcatgtttttacaACGACTATGACTCGTATACATTAATGGCGAAGAGAGAAACCAAGATGGGacgattatgcatgattttgaactttatttttgtttttacagTAAATCTTGTAATAATTGATACAAAACttgtaattttattgagatataTCAATTATTACAAGATTTACTAACCGCGAAAGAAATTCGCTATTCTTTCACACAAAAAATGAATGGTAGTAAGATGGTTGCGTTTGGAATTAGATTTAGATTTGAGGGAGTATTTGAAAAgatgatttaaaataattttatattgagatgaatttaaaatatattaaaaaataaatgaatttgTTATTCATCAAATGTCCACGGGCCTTTATGTCTGGGCAACCCGTTTGCTACAGATTAGATGTAACTTTTGACTGTCCATGACAAAGCCCAATAAATGATATGGGCCGGTCTTATGAAATCGGGCCCATTCCTTCTGAGAATTTGGAAATTTGACTACCAAACAAAGCCTAATTAAAATGGTGAGTAGGCACTACAGCTCATCACTTGGCCATGACTGGATAGTGGATATCATAGAGAATTAATCGAAAATGGCGATTGGGAATTAACCAGAAGAGTTCGGAGAAATGGGCAATTCTGGATCATCGTCTTCCGCCACCGATCCTCGCTTTGCTTCAGCTTCCAGGTTTCCTTCTCGAATTCCAAAGATTTCTTCGTGGCATAGCTTCTCTTTCTGAATGTTTCTGTATTTGATAATTATAGAGCTTTTACTCAGAAGGGATTGGAAGATTTGAGATCGCTATTTAACTCACTCGCTGCCAAATCAAAAAGCAATGGAAACTACGTTTCTCCTCCAGTTCTAAAGGTTCCTTTTGTACCTGATCTTTTAGCACACCATGTTACTCTTCTCTTTCTGTCTCATTTATGTGAACAAAACTTGCATGCCTAGGCATATATTGGGATTGACGGGCCTCTCGGGGATAGAGTATTTTACCTGGTTTCGCAAAAACGGAGGGATCAGAAGCTTACTTTCGAAGACCTGGTTATTGCAAAGGtaaatttaaatcattttcATTCACATTCCCGTTTATGGTTGCATATCAATGAACAATGAACTATCAGCTACTATTTCAAGGGGAAAACATAAGAAGAAAGATTCAGTTCTGCTACTTCTTTGCCACTTTGGTTTCAAGCAATTTTTTCAAAGCTTCCGTGAGTGGATATGGGTGTGATTCGATGCAGAATACTAGATGAAGCATGATTGAGTTAAAATTCATTGAAGAATTTCgtttggtggtggtggtggttgtTTGAATTGgcttaaaaaaatttaaggatTTTAATACTATTGTGGTTTATGAAATGTGGAAAATTGAAAGTAGTTGAAGAAGTTGTAAGTAAACTCCTTGTGCTCATCTCAAGCCCTCCGGCCTATGTCTACTTACTTTGATAGTACGATCCAATGCGTTAAGAAAatataacaaataaataaacaaaaaccTTTCTAACTGACCAAGGAGAAGAAATCATAAAACATTTCTAAATTCCTGTTGGCAATTTTGTAGAACAAAGCACAATCAGTGTCCGCTAGAATAAGCACCTGGAGACTTAAAAAGAGAAAATGTAGAATGTGTGTTGTGTGGAAGGGGTGATGGTTAgtgtagatttttttttttcacaaacAGCTACAAAGTAAAGATTAATTATTGGAAGTCTTCAGAACTTCTATAGAGATCGATGCTGTTGAAGAATATTCAAGAACACATTGCTGCAGCGAAAAGATTTTGGGTTACGGTTTTCAGCCATTTAGCAGCGaatcaatttttgaaaaaaaatatgtttttgaaATAGCTTAATTGGATTGGTTAAGAATATAGAAGTTTTAAATTTCTTTGGATCTATGACCATTTGAAAGGCACACACATTCTTATATTTCACGAATAATTATGACTTGAATTTGTGCTTGATTCTTAATATTAGGGAACATATGAGAAGGGGAcaaatgatgatattgatgagTTCATTTACCAACTATTAGATGTTTCTGATGATGGAATCGTGGGAAGGTAAATTAGTGGGTGGTTTATCATCGTTGAATTGTTTTCTATGGGTTTTTTCTTTCAATGATACTTTTGATTATGGCAGGTCTGATCTTGAAGCTGTTCTAACCACCATGCTTGATAACATATTTCATAAATCTTACTCTTCTGAGCCCAAAGCAGGATCTTGTCTGGAAATTATGGAGGCTTTCATCCCTGATGTGAATTCTACGAATGATGAAATGTCTTTTGAAGATTTCAGAAAATGGTGTGCCTTTCTGCCATCAGTCAGGAAATTTCTTTGCTGCTTGCTGATGCCATTCGATTCAGGTATCTCATAGCTGGTTATATTCCCCACTCTTTAGTATTAATTATCTATTTTATGGAATATGACAATCACATCACCTTGACTGACCAGTGGTTATGGCGTTTCTCACATATTATTTCTTCTTTGAAGGTTCTCAAATTCCACAACTACTGCACGAGGATCACATTGATCCTAGTTTGATACTGTTGAGGAAGGAATATGCTTGGCATATTGGAGGAGCACTGCCCCAATATGAACTGGAAGAGTGGAAGCTTTTGTATCATAGTGCTGTTCATGGTTTAAGTTTCAGCACATTTTTGGGCAATATACCGTGAGTAGCTCTATAACGAAAACAAATTGCTTCTTTTATGAACATGTAGGTTATAATTGCCATCTAGATGTCATTTTAGGGTTAGAGTTTGGTCATTTACATGGTGCTTGATTTGTGTGGATACGAGCTTGGATGTGAGAGTTTTGTCATACTATGTATTTTAGTTCATAAATTTTGTGAGAGGGATGATTCATGGGTCAAAAATCCTTGAGATGACTGTTTTTCTGCCATTACACATCCGGGCCGACATGATTTCTTTCATATACTTGTTTTTATGTGATCAGATTTGTGGTATAgtctttcttttaaattttaattaatcctGAAATTCGTTATTGCCTCCAAGCTGATTTGCCTATGCTAGCCATTGCAGTTCGAAATATTTAGGCATGCCTGTTTTCTGTTTGTAGATATCTGTTGTCAGGACAAAAAGTTGCTGCTACTTTCTTTTAATAAGGTGGAATGGGTAATTGTTCCAATTGAACTGCCTGCAGAGATGATGGACCAACTCTGTTGATCATTAAAGATAAAGAAGGTTACATCTATGGAGGCTATGCTTCTCAACCATGGGAAAGACACGGCGATTTTTTTGGGGATATGAAATCTTTTCTTTTTCAACTGCACCCCAAAGCTTCAATTTTCCGGCCAACCGGAGCAAATAATAACAtacagtgggtaagtcctaggaTCTCTCCCATAAAGTAAAATCCAGTTCTGATAGAAACATATTGTTTTGTGGTTATTATATTCTTAAAAATCCTTGTATTTGCAGTGTGCTGTAAATTTCAGTTCGGACAGCATTCCTAATGGCATAGGTTTTGGAGGGCGTGCGAATCATTTTGGCATGTTCATCTCCGCAAGCTTCGATCAAGGCCAGACCTTTTCCTGCACCACATTTGGCAGTCCATGCCTATCCAAGACAAGTCGTGTATACCCGGAAGTAATAGAATGCTGGGGAGTGATCCCAAGAAGGGCTGATCAAGACAGGCCTGAGGTGTTGAAAGGTACGGTACTGGAAAGGTTTAAAGAAGATCGCCATATGCTCAACATGGTCGGAATTGCTAATTCGAGCGAGTAGTCAACATCTTGGTTGTGCTTATGCAACTATCCGCCATACTTATTTTTTTGGGGGGGAGCCGTGCACTCTTTTATACTTGAAAATTTGGGGGTGAAACAATGCATTACTCTTGGGAATTTTTCAGGACATAATAAATTGTACACATTAAGACAAGTATATTCATTGTTaatatttgttgattttttttttgaaaaaataacatACTTTTATAAAGTTAGATTCCGGTGACTTTTATAAAAAATCTCACGTATTTCTAAATATTTACACGTATTATTGAACATACTTTTATAAAGTTAGATTCCGGTGACTTTTATAAAATCTCATGTATTTCTAAATAGAGTAGGACtcacgtgagatcgtctcacggatctcaatctgtgagataGGTCAACTgtgcccatattcacaataaaaagtaacactcttagaataaaaaagtaatactttttcatggattatcaaaataaagatttgtctcacaaaatacgactcgtgagcctgtctcacacaagtttttaccttctAAATATTTACACATAATATGgaacatttatttattaagatttttatggaTATTTGTAAATTTTCACATAAAATCTTATAACCTATGAATTTtgtaatttatgttttttttttgtttttttaactttaaaatatttttatctatCATTACAatttttgttgatttaatttacaaaaaatataaataaatcaatactaaatttattataattagtttttttatcaattcaacatgtttatttaattaatattgatattttaaaaaatatgtaacaataattttcaatatcaataaataatcaaacttaaaataatattattaatgttaactaaatttttgtataaaaaatatatcaattttatttttcacaatataataaaaaaataacataattagTCACACATGAATAgagaataaatataataaaatatttatgattagttagctttataaaaaatttaatatatttgatttattataACTATCTTTATATATTTgctaataaatttttatattcaagtgaataaaatattttaaaaatcagacgcaaattttgagttataatcaaaattaagatataaattaattaaaattataaaaaacacAATTacacataaaatattatataaaaattaataaaaaactaaaatttagttattaaaataaattattattttcaatttataaacaaataaaatattataatttttttatgttgtataataaatttttattataattttaaagttCACGAGATACTGTGACTAAAACAGTAAAacttaaaaaacaaaataaaaaatttaataataacgATTTAAACtattgttaataataaaaaatatgtttttaaaaaatccaaataaaataataatacatgAATGAAAAAATGAATTCATTAATGTTTGTattcatattatttttaatagaaATTAACACGTACTTTTGTTTGAGATATTTCttgatataaattttttcttaaaaacttGTTTTTCTAAACTTTTATAAGAGTACATAAAAATCTACAttaaatacttttaaatttttaaactcCACACAAATCATTAAAAATCTAAACACAGAAATCATTAAAAAATCTAAACCAATACACCGCTAAGACCCTTATAAATGACCGACTTTCGTCAAAGAAAGATATTTTTTTGCAAAACATATCAACGAACAAAGTAGGATTTaatgaaacaacaatgctcaTTTTCTCAACAAGGGTATTGCAAATTTGTTTCGAGgaaattcacaccacaccacCGAGGTTTTTTGGGTCCAAGAAAGCGTTGAGAAACTTGTACGAGTAATTGAACCGCAGCAGTTCTTCAAAGAAGTCCAAAGATTCAAACTTTGTCCAACTCACCATTGAAGTCCAAAGGTAATGTATAGACAAATATAAGGTCCTTTGATCAATAAAAGAACAGGGATTTCCTAGAATTTCAACAATAAACTAGCAATCACAATTAACTAGGAATCGTAGCGAGTAAAATGGAGGCTATGAGTTGCGTGATAAATAAACAAATTCGCAGGTTCCCGAACAAAATAACAAATAAGTAACAATAGAACAAGCTGCAGGATAAACAACAGAATAACTTGCCCAAACAAATCCAGTCAAAGTAGCGTGAGAAACCTATTATCTTCAGCAAAGAAAGCACATTACAAACACATACACAAGACAAACACAGCAATAATCAACATCTCCAAACTCAATAGGTAACAACCAATAACTCCAAACTCAATAGGTTCCAGCAGGATAATCAGGCATCAGCACAGCTGCAAGTCAAGCAATAGCAAGATTTTGGATTTCAAACAAAATTATTAGCAACATTGCACATAACAAGTAATCAAAGTCACAATCAAACAACACAAACTAAATTTCAAAGCTACCAATTATATTGAATAACATAAAGAGAAGCTTAACTATAAAAAATGCAAAATGTGAAACattaaaaacacaaaaaaaaaaaacttgtctCAAATTCCCAAATGCAGTCTAATATATAGTCCCTTGATGCAACATTGAGCAAAAATTAACAGCAAAGCATCACCGAATAACAATTAAAATAGAAAAGAAACCTCCAAGAAAAGCCTTTTCCTTCCTCTTAGTATCTCCTTCCACCGCCACGGCCGTAGTTCACCGGTGGCGCAACATTGATGGGTCCCTGATCCTCTCTAAGAACAACACCAGGGAGCTCCTTCATCCCCATGGACTCCAACAAATCAACAGTTTCCTGGTCAACCTCAATGCGGTCAATCTTAATCGCTGATTCATCGGGCACAAAATCCATTCGGCGCTCGCGTTCCTCCTCCTGAAGCTTCAGCGAGATACCACGAACGGATCCCTTCTGGATCCGCTTCATCAAATGAGTGGAGAAACCAGCTATCTTATTGCGGAGGCGCTTCGAGGGAATGATGGCCACCTCCTCCAGAATCTTCTTGTTGGTGTGGAAATCAAGTGTCATTTTCGAATAGTACTTCTCGATCACTTGCCGGGACGACTTCTTCACTGTCTTCGTACGAACACGACCCATTTTTGCCGATGTATAGCCGATGAGAAATGCCGCCGCGGATGGTTGAGGGGAGCAGAAGTGGTAAGGATTAGGGTTTGCCAAATAATAGCTTTGGATCAAACTATATAACGGGGAAATGGGCTTCGCTGGGGTTTAATGAATCCAATTATGGGCATTTGCACATATACCCTCGTAGTTTTTTTATTCCGCAATCACCCCCTTAAATTCTAAATTTTcttcaataaaaattaatgataaaTTCTAAATCTGATGATTTTTGTCCTTTCCTTGTCAAGTTGTTTTCTAGTTTATCAAGTCACTGCAAGAAAAGAAATTCAacttattttacaatttttgtaaaacaacaataattcaAGAGTTTCTTAGGTTCCTAATGAATATGATTCTCTGCCCGCTCAAAGCTACTTGGATCATCACTTCCCACAAGCATATATCAACGTCGCCAGCTCCGAGATCCCACCCGCCCTTTCCTTCCTGTGTCTTCTTTTCCTTTCGTCAACGCCGGGAAACATAGCTACAGTGGTTCACTGTCGCAGAACGGAAAAAGCAGCTGACATAACAAAGTTAATGACAAATGAGTGATTCATTTTGTAATTAAATCGACATTGCATCTTTGCACTCGTTACTTGGAAAAATTATCTGTGGGAAAACAATAGCATGCGCATGATTAATTGAtgatatataacataatattcagcacatgatatatttactttaaTAACTGTATTTTAATATGTGTGACAATTTGATTGGTTGGTGACAGACAATGATTTATTGACGTGTCAATGCTATAGCTCCTGACTggtttcattttttaaaaaaaaattggaaaaaatataTTCAAATGAAGACACTTGCAGTGCTCCTATGATGCTCTAAACATAACACATTCATTGATCTGTCCCGTTTGCTAATTTTTATCATCATCGTCCAATAGACGAGTGTTATTTCATTGATTAACATTAAGATGAATACAGTAAACAGACATAATATCGAAACTGATATTAAATGATTGGTCAACTAATCATTATAGAGAAGTCAAATATATCATAAGTATGGATATTATTTGTGCGTATTTTTACATGATCAATCAACTAATAAAGTGTAATTTTGTTAAAGCTATTTTCTGATCCACTAATAAAGTGGAGCAGTACGTATAGACTTGGttgttttttgttcaaaatactaagttttgtgatcataatTGTCGTTAGCACGTCGGAGACTAAATTTATATTCCACATCAAAAAACACATTTAGCCATTAGCATGATTGGTAACTCTGTGCCTCTGCATTGAGCTTAAAAATTAATGTTTATGCTAGAAATAAATTGTTTTTAGAAATATGTTTCGGAGTATAGCAACAGACGAATGAGAAAATAAAATAGAAATTGGCGCAGAAACCAGACATCAAAATCAATGTTGTGACTTcatggatttttttttaaaataaaagcacAATTTTATACATTAGAGAAGAAACCCCATTACAACCAACGGGGTGGCAGAATTGCATTAATATATCCCAGCACAAGCCCTTGGCTTAACACTTTCATATTCCTACACTAACTTTTATACCTTCACCAAATACAAATATCTATTTGAGTAGTTCCTATCAATTCATCTAAGCAATTTCAGCCCAAATTCTACCAGAGCACCATCCCAAATACGGTGCGTCGTAATTCACAAGGCACCTTCAATTCAAGGAATTATTGAACATTTCACGGTCAGCGCGACTTGCCTTGGTTGTTGGTTGTTCTCCTCGATGACTCGTTTCTTCTCGATTTGAAGTGCTGAAAGAGGAAGATGGCTCCATGATAAACCCATTGGTCCTGATGGTGGGTTGTGCAAGGGGATCATTTCCAGAGATATTTATCTTTGCTGGGTCAATGAATATAACAGCTGGATCTCCCTTGACATTTTCTTGTGAATGAATGTCCTGTTTCTGTTGCAACATTTCAATATGCCTCAAAGATGGCACGTCATCCTTGCAGTATCTCTGCCACATGTACCGGTAGGCTGACTCTAGGCCTCTTGTGAATTTTGATCCATCACATAAGGGGGATTTGAGCATGAGATTTCGCAGGCTCATTCTCAGGCTTGAGAGGGCCGGTATATCAGAGGATAACTGTAAAGCCAGCTGGACGTATTCCTCTTCATTCTTGGCGACTAAATTGCTCAATCCTGAAAGTATTAATCACCACACAATCTGATTTATCCAACCAATTTATAACATTTTCAAAGGGTGCGGTGCTAGCCTGCTTGTATAATTATGTTTGAGGGGAAAAATACATACCAACTGTGTCGAGGAGACTTACACCAACGTTATGAGCATGAACTTGACCTGCCATTGCAATACATGGAACTCCCATGTATAGAGACTCGCATGTGGTAGTTGTACCCGCATAAGGAAAGGTATCCAAGCTAGAAATAGAAAGAGTTTTGTCACTCGCATCAAGAAAAATGtgattcatttttaaaaaatctagCAATAGAAGCTGGACTAGCAAGGAGTGAGAAGCAAAACTGCAAACTTTATTATCCCAGCGACCATATGACAGAAAAAAGATGATACCTGATGTCCATTAAAGAGTATGCTTGCATATGATCATGGTTGAGAAGAATTAAAGGCAGAAGATCAACCCGTTGTGATTCTAAACCCAACTTTTCCAACATCGAAAGAAATTGAAGTCTCACACTTTCAGAGCAAAAGGGCTTGCACTTCACAATAAGCCGAGAATTTGGAACTGCACATAAAATCCTTGCCCAGACTTGAAGCACTCCAGGTGTTATctgatgtatttgaaaatttatgaaaaaaagagagagagaagACATCATTTCACTAATAAATGTGAAATGCTTAGTGAAAACACTTGCTCCACTTTTATTAATACCTTTGCAAGATTGTTGAAGCTACCAAAAGTAACAAAGCCATTGGATTGGGCAGGAGTTGGACACACTGGCCCTGCTTCTAGTGAAGGAGTGTAACAAAGGAAGGACTCTTGTAATCGAACTAACTCTTCAACATGTCTGGCATCCATGGAAGAATTGCACCGAATTTTAATCCAAACTAAAACAAGTACTCAACTTTGGAACCAATAaagaaaaattcaaagaaaGTTGACGAAACCAGTTACTTTTGTTTTGTATCAGGGGGGTCAGCGAGAGCATCAGTGATTCTATAATCAATGGTGGGCAAACCAGTTGTATTCGGGTAACCAATCCAAGTCACCTAAAGCGCCAAGTCATTCAGAATCACAGATTGAGTAAATAGCAGGGGAAAAAGATAAATCCCGTCAAAATCCAATAGTTACACATGCTATACTGGTCACTTGCTAATCATCACGCTAAGATTATGGTATCAACGTCTTTAAAAAGTCAGAAGAAAGATAGATTTAGTAGAAGGAACTGAAGAGGACAAGGAACTACAGCATTGGCCAAAATTTGACTTAAACATGGCTAACAGAGAGTTATCCATCGATTATGGCTTCAAAATGTATGAAAAACTTGTTCATATCCATCTTCATATCCATCCAAAAGACATAATACCAAAAGTTCTCAAACTCAATTTTGAATTCCAGTTTCCCAAAACCATAAAAGCAGAAAAATGGAGTCAGCTATCGCTCAGAGATACCTGAACAGGCGCAGGTCGGCAAGCCATCATCCCCAACTTGTTGTTCGCAGTATGGCCAGTAAGTTCCACCAAGATATCAATTTCATCTTCCCTAACCATACTTGCAACTTTTTTCTCGCCAATACCATAAATGTCTCTCCACTTCCCTCCATGCTTTAGGACTCTGTCTCGGAACCTGCTAGTTTTTGCATCTGCCTGCGTCTCGCAAAAGGAAAAGCTCAAAAGTAAGAATCACAATTGAGAATCTATATTTGCTTTTGAATTGTTAACGCATGACCAGAAACTAATTGGCCGTCCGAAAAAACCAACACACTAATGTATTCAGTAAAACTGACCAGAAACTCAAATACTTTGGGTTAGGGATCGGAGAAGGCGATGTAGCCGTACCTTTACAACTGCTGAGTAAACAACCACCTTGTAGTTCACATAGTCGTGATAAATCAGTGGTGCTTCAATGAAATATGACACAGAATGGGTAAAATAATCAGGAGAGACATATCCAATCACAATTGGCCTTTCTGGATCCTTAGGGTTGTCCCATGAAGTATACTGTGGAAACAGTCTCATAAAGCGCATACCCCAATCCCTGCAATTGCATTTTTCAAATCAGAGTAAccctaaaataaaaaattgcacaTGCTACCAAACATCAAAAGGATAATCCAGCCTATCGTGATGTTAACTAGAGATATAAGTTCAGTCTCATGTAAAATGTTATCATACAGAAAAAATGCATACATAAACACGTGTGCCAACTACACTTGAATAAACACAGAGGTACACATCAATTCAAGGTCATAATACAAAAGATTTATTAATTGTTAAGAATCACAAAAGGCCACTAAAATTGAATTATTACGACACCTATCATCAACTCAAAGATTAAATAGTTCTTACTACATTGTCACTGAATAAAACATACCCCACAAAAAGAAGAGAATTGAAAGATTGACCATTTTTTTTCTCCGACCACCCTTATTTCCACTAATACTGTACACCAGATTCTCTAAGAGTCGAGGGGATTGCTAAATGTGCTTTCAATGTTGTTGCAAAATGTATGGGAGGAGCTTCATTAAGCAGAAAGAAATCATGCATTGAAGAACATACTACTGAATGCAAAAGCCTGAGTTCACAGAAATCTACAGATCTAACGCTATTCAAACATTAATATGCCACTTGAAACTACAACAGATATCGAGAACTAACCATTTATCACAATGTGAAAAATTGATAGTTGCAGCACTTGAATGTCAATCTTATTGAAATAACATAAATTGTAAAAATATGGCCAGATGCTTGACCTGTGAGCCTCATATAACTTGTCATCGCTACTCTTGTTTATGTAGTTCATGGCAAGCAGACGATTCTGCAAGATATTAGTAAGGTGATACTAGGAATTCGAATAACTAAAGAAACAATAGATCCATCGCAAATGTAATCCAAGCAGAACTTTTATTATTAGGACAAGTAATCAACATTATTTTGAATGGTCGGTATAGAAAGAACGCCATTCAAATACCCATTAACTAGTCAAAACCAGATAAAATCAGAATACAGATCACCAGAAATAAAGAGCCACATTCTGATGCTagaaaaaaagataaaaaaaccACAAATTGATCCATGACGATCACATGCAAATTGCAAAGCCTCGCCACATGATTTTACTAATTACTTTAACAACCTAACAGAATAACCTGGCCTGCATTGCGTGAATCAGGATCTATTTTGAGGCAATGCTCGTATGCTTCAATTGCCAGAGATATGTTCCCAGCATCCCTGTAGAGAACCCCTGCGgaataaaaaattacaaattcaaTGCCACACAGCAGTATGGCTGCTAAGAAAGGGATTCCAAAATTTCCAAAAGGAAAGCAATAGATTTCAACATCCAGCTCAG
Coding sequences within it:
- the LOC140822444 gene encoding uncharacterized protein, which encodes MGNSGSSSSATDPRFASASRAFTQKGLEDLRSLFNSLAAKSKSNGNYVSPPVLKAYIGIDGPLGDRVFYLVSQKRRDQKLTFEDLVIAKGTYEKGTNDDIDEFIYQLLDVSDDGIVGRSDLEAVLTTMLDNIFHKSYSSEPKAGSCLEIMEAFIPDVNSTNDEMSFEDFRKWCAFLPSVRKFLCCLLMPFDSGSQIPQLLHEDHIDPSLILLRKEYAWHIGGALPQYELEEWKLLYHSAVHGLSFSTFLGNIPDDGPTLLIIKDKEGYIYGGYASQPWERHGDFFGDMKSFLFQLHPKASIFRPTGANNNIQWCAVNFSSDSIPNGIGFGGRANHFGMFISASFDQGQTFSCTTFGSPCLSKTSRVYPEVIECWGVIPRRADQDRPEVLKGTVLERFKEDRHMLNMVGIANSSE
- the LOC140822427 gene encoding probable UDP-N-acetylglucosamine--peptide N-acetylglucosaminyltransferase SPINDLY isoform X1; translated protein: MGSTEKDLGEEKREEPLDGQVYPAQPSPETRSPLGNGLVRKSLQGKNALSYADILRSRNKFVDALAFYESVLEKDSENVEAHIGKGICLQMQNLGSLACESFTEAIRLEPQNAFALTHCGILFKDEGRLVEAAEMHQKALKADPSFKLATECLAIVLTDLGTSLKLAGSTQEGIQKYYEAIKIDPHYAPAYYNLGVVYSEMMQYDMALSCYEKAAIERPMYAEAYCNMGVIYKNRGDLESAIACYERCLAVSPNFEIAKNNMAIALTDLGTKVKLEGDISHGVALYKKALYYNWHYADAMYNLGVAYGEMLKFDMAIVFYELAFHFNPHCAEACNNLGVIYKDRDNLDKAVECYQMALSIKPNFSQSLNNLGVVYTVQGKMDAAASMIEKAIVANPTYAEAYNNLGVLYRDAGNISLAIEAYEHCLKIDPDSRNAGQNRLLAMNYINKSSDDKLYEAHRDWGMRFMRLFPQYTSWDNPKDPERPIVIGYVSPDYFTHSVSYFIEAPLIYHDYVNYKVVVYSAVVKADAKTSRFRDRVLKHGGKWRDIYGIGEKKVASMVREDEIDILVELTGHTANNKLGMMACRPAPVQVTWIGYPNTTGLPTIDYRITDALADPPDTKQKHVEELVRLQESFLCYTPSLEAGPVCPTPAQSNGFVTFGSFNNLAKITPGVLQVWARILCAVPNSRLIVKCKPFCSESVRLQFLSMLEKLGLESQRVDLLPLILLNHDHMQAYSLMDISLDTFPYAGTTTTCESLYMGVPCIAMAGQVHAHNVGVSLLDTVGLSNLVAKNEEEYVQLALQLSSDIPALSSLRMSLRNLMLKSPLCDGSKFTRGLESAYRYMWQRYCKDDVPSLRHIEMLQQKQDIHSQENVKGDPAVIFIDPAKINISGNDPLAQPTIRTNGFIMEPSSSFSTSNREETSHRGEQPTTKASRADREMFNNSLN
- the LOC140822431 gene encoding small ribosomal subunit protein eS17-like, which encodes MGRVRTKTVKKSSRQVIEKYYSKMTLDFHTNKKILEEVAIIPSKRLRNKIAGFSTHLMKRIQKGSVRGISLKLQEEERERRMDFVPDESAIKIDRIEVDQETVDLLESMGMKELPGVVLREDQGPINVAPPVNYGRGGGRRY